From the genome of Pseudomonas sp. Teo4, one region includes:
- a CDS encoding efflux transporter outer membrane subunit has translation MNCFYVRTALLACAIAQALPGCTVGPDYQGPPAVANEAVQAGQLRRAESMTPQQPELAHWWLALNDTQLNSLIDLALSASPDLDIARARVRQAYAGFEGKRSDTLPKLNANAGELIRGSDDAPVSRYYVSGLMASWELDLFGAGRRASEGAEAKAQASDADLADARLQLTAQVAQAYLELRSRQLRAAKTRQALELEQRMLQLSEARYGAGTVSAGDVERFSTQAQQTEAGLIALEGQIDESLDQLALLCGQAPGSLDTRLVAPAPMPQVQSPPAVGSPADLLRQRPDIRAAERHLAASNALVGEKRADAFPKVTLLGSLSFAGDNAADLWHKGNLGWLGVPYLQWNLLDFGRNRHMVEQAQAQHDEALAQYTSSVLSALRDANVALSRFGHDRRRVEVLRQAEASAVRSAELSEQRYLGGTRSALDWLDAERTRNDAEQQRISGEAQVLASYVTLQKSLGLGWQSE, from the coding sequence ATGAACTGCTTTTACGTGCGCACCGCCTTGTTGGCTTGTGCGATTGCCCAGGCATTGCCAGGCTGCACCGTCGGGCCCGACTACCAAGGGCCGCCTGCGGTCGCCAATGAAGCCGTGCAAGCGGGCCAATTGCGCCGTGCCGAGAGCATGACACCCCAGCAACCCGAGCTTGCTCACTGGTGGCTCGCGCTGAACGATACGCAGCTGAACTCGTTGATTGACCTGGCGCTGTCCGCCAGCCCTGACCTGGACATCGCCCGCGCCCGGGTGCGCCAGGCCTATGCCGGCTTCGAGGGTAAGCGCAGTGACACGCTACCCAAGCTCAACGCCAACGCCGGCGAACTGATTCGTGGCAGCGACGATGCACCGGTATCGCGCTATTACGTGTCCGGGCTGATGGCGAGCTGGGAGCTGGACCTGTTTGGCGCAGGACGTCGCGCCAGCGAAGGTGCCGAAGCCAAAGCCCAGGCCAGCGACGCCGATCTTGCCGATGCCCGTCTGCAGTTGACGGCGCAGGTCGCACAGGCCTACCTGGAATTGCGTAGCCGCCAGTTACGGGCGGCTAAAACCCGTCAGGCGCTGGAGCTGGAGCAGCGCATGTTGCAGCTGAGCGAAGCGCGTTATGGGGCAGGCACCGTCAGTGCTGGTGATGTGGAGCGTTTCAGCACGCAGGCACAGCAGACCGAGGCTGGCCTGATTGCGCTGGAGGGGCAGATCGACGAGTCGCTGGATCAACTGGCGTTGTTATGTGGCCAGGCCCCGGGTAGTTTGGACACTCGTCTGGTGGCTCCGGCGCCCATGCCCCAGGTGCAGTCACCCCCTGCGGTGGGCAGCCCTGCCGATTTGCTGCGCCAGCGGCCGGACATTCGCGCGGCAGAGCGGCACCTGGCGGCAAGCAACGCGCTGGTCGGCGAAAAACGTGCAGATGCCTTTCCGAAAGTGACGTTGCTTGGCAGCCTCAGTTTTGCCGGCGACAATGCCGCAGACTTGTGGCACAAGGGCAATCTCGGTTGGCTGGGCGTGCCGTATCTGCAATGGAATCTTCTGGACTTTGGTCGGAACCGACACATGGTTGAACAGGCGCAAGCCCAGCACGACGAAGCGCTGGCACAGTACACCTCAAGCGTGCTCAGCGCGCTGCGCGATGCCAATGTCGCCCTGAGCCGCTTCGGTCACGATCGCCGCCGTGTAGAGGTGCTGCGTCAGGCCGAAGCATCGGCAGTGCGCAGTGCCGAACTCAGCGAGCAGCGCTATCTGGGCGGCACACGCTCGGCCCTCGACTGGCTGGACGCCGAACGCACCCGCAACGACGCCGAGCAGCAGCGGATCAGCGGCGAGGCGCAGGTGCTGGCCAGCTACGTGACCTTGCAGAAGAGCCTTGGCCTCGGCTGGCAAAGCGAATAG
- a CDS encoding PLP-dependent aminotransferase family protein produces the protein MRNSRHDLMWKQLLPETRRNDDPLQVQLSTAFVNAILDGRLLAGSRLPSGRDLARLTGVSRNTAVLAYERLVAEGYVEARPRDGFFVYSAIKPTDAVTGHGPSSQQGPDWGARLPGAISRVQWADRPNIWRDVRYPFVYGQFDHRLFPIHQWRQCSRQALELRAVDRWWQEGEDLDSTQLISQLIRRVLPRRGIAASEYEVLLTLGRQQSFYLLARLFARPGSKVAVENPGFRDPRNVFAYEGADVVPVPLDDEGLVLNEALASCDYLYCTPGYQCPTGITMSAARRRDLLQLAQDRDLVIFEDDDDPETEYDGQAHSALKACDQHGRVIYMSSLSKLLSPGLGIGFIVAPAPVIAELRSLQRLMIRQTPGNNQIATALFIQQGHYDRLLQQTRDSLAHRAALLVQALRQELPEARFTVPTGGATLWLRLPHCADSLTFYYEALAEGVLLDPSMAFYFHPEGEQHQFVRLGFGAIAVERIAPGVRELARIVAEHGRRHRL, from the coding sequence ATGCGCAACAGTCGACACGACCTGATGTGGAAGCAGTTGTTGCCGGAAACCCGGCGCAATGACGACCCGTTGCAAGTGCAGTTAAGTACCGCGTTCGTCAACGCCATTCTCGACGGTCGCCTGCTCGCCGGTAGCCGCCTGCCGTCCGGGCGCGACCTGGCCCGGCTTACCGGGGTTTCGCGCAACACGGCGGTTCTGGCCTACGAGCGACTGGTCGCCGAAGGCTATGTCGAAGCGCGGCCAAGGGATGGCTTTTTTGTCTACTCGGCAATCAAACCCACCGACGCGGTGACCGGCCACGGGCCAAGCAGCCAGCAAGGCCCGGACTGGGGAGCGCGCCTGCCCGGCGCCATATCCCGGGTGCAATGGGCCGACCGGCCGAACATCTGGCGGGATGTGCGTTACCCCTTTGTCTACGGCCAGTTCGACCACCGCCTGTTCCCCATCCACCAGTGGCGCCAGTGCAGCCGTCAGGCCTTGGAACTACGTGCGGTGGATCGCTGGTGGCAGGAAGGCGAAGACCTGGACTCCACCCAGTTGATCAGCCAGCTGATTCGACGGGTGTTGCCACGTCGGGGCATCGCCGCCAGCGAGTACGAGGTCTTGCTGACACTGGGCCGGCAGCAGAGCTTCTACCTGCTGGCGCGCTTGTTTGCTCGCCCAGGCAGCAAGGTGGCAGTCGAGAACCCAGGTTTTCGGGACCCACGCAATGTCTTTGCCTACGAAGGTGCCGACGTTGTGCCTGTTCCGCTGGACGACGAAGGGCTGGTGCTCAACGAAGCACTGGCGAGCTGTGATTACCTGTATTGCACCCCGGGTTACCAGTGCCCGACGGGCATCACCATGAGCGCCGCTCGACGCCGTGACCTGCTGCAGCTGGCGCAGGACCGCGACCTGGTGATTTTCGAAGATGACGACGACCCGGAAACCGAATACGACGGCCAGGCGCACTCGGCGCTCAAAGCCTGCGACCAGCACGGACGGGTGATCTACATGAGCAGCCTGTCCAAGCTGCTTTCGCCCGGACTGGGCATCGGTTTCATCGTCGCCCCAGCGCCAGTAATCGCCGAGCTGCGTTCCCTGCAGCGGCTGATGATCCGGCAGACGCCAGGCAACAACCAGATCGCCACCGCGCTGTTCATCCAGCAGGGCCACTACGACCGGTTGCTGCAACAGACCCGCGACAGCCTGGCTCATCGAGCGGCGCTATTGGTGCAGGCACTGCGCCAGGAGCTTCCCGAAGCGCGCTTCACCGTGCCCACCGGCGGTGCCACCTTGTGGCTGCGACTGCCGCACTGTGCCGACTCGCTGACCTTCTATTACGAGGCGCTCGCAGAAGGGGTGCTGCTCGACCCCAGCATGGCCTTTTATTTCCACCCTGAGGGCGAACAGCATCAGTTCGTTCGTCTGGGGTTCGGCGCCATTGCTGTCGAACGCATTGCGCCGGGCGTTCGTGAGCTTGCCAGGATCGTGGCGGAACATGGCCGCCGTCATCGCCTGTGA
- a CDS encoding carbohydrate porin, translating to MKSLLAPRQWSTGLFALSLINCAVAAEAQKTAPACASYEKSLTRAEPANRSAPICARIAPELGGLRKTLAEHGLGLTITSYNGYAYDLGGHNAKPQVYNGQNPSYNASLNLYTTYDLTRLGFANDAQLTLAGQLVRSTYDPANPEVSQVSVFAVNQSFFDKQLEIEYGYIAGVKLFYGVSLGGNASTAALGPSSVVPFQVGMSATVPTPTFNVITRDKSLRWYNSAALTRSVSPQGILEDVNRNPNGLHWKVDGANPMLIDEFGYKREASANEHAVWSRFGMMYNTSHYTEFKTGEESDNNWGLYFADTHQFTKPYGDARGWYFDTKLDYSPASVNAINKAFQFSAFNMGPFASRPFDMLSVGFSKSYFSKDLREVYDNYRMDNAPYTMAVTGSYAARLSPGIYLVNGLTWTKNPVFSPEHPDALLLQTSLNLLF from the coding sequence TTGAAATCGTTACTCGCACCACGTCAATGGTCCACCGGGCTGTTCGCTTTGAGCTTGATCAATTGCGCAGTTGCCGCCGAGGCACAGAAAACCGCACCCGCCTGCGCAAGCTACGAGAAATCCCTGACCCGGGCAGAGCCAGCCAACCGCTCGGCCCCGATCTGTGCCCGTATCGCCCCTGAGCTGGGAGGGCTGCGCAAGACGCTGGCCGAGCATGGCCTGGGGCTCACCATTACCTCTTACAACGGCTATGCCTACGATCTTGGCGGCCACAATGCCAAGCCACAGGTCTATAACGGCCAGAACCCCAGTTACAACGCCTCGCTGAACCTCTACACCACTTATGACCTGACCCGCCTGGGCTTTGCCAACGACGCCCAGCTCACCCTCGCCGGGCAACTGGTGCGCTCCACCTACGACCCCGCCAACCCGGAGGTATCGCAGGTCAGCGTGTTTGCCGTGAACCAGTCGTTCTTCGATAAACAATTGGAGATCGAGTACGGCTACATCGCCGGGGTGAAGCTGTTCTATGGCGTATCTCTTGGCGGTAATGCTTCAACTGCGGCATTGGGCCCAAGCAGCGTGGTGCCTTTCCAGGTGGGCATGTCGGCGACCGTGCCGACCCCGACCTTCAACGTCATCACCCGGGACAAGTCGCTACGTTGGTACAACAGCGCCGCGCTGACCCGCAGCGTCAGCCCGCAAGGCATTCTGGAAGACGTCAATCGCAACCCCAACGGCCTGCACTGGAAGGTCGACGGCGCCAATCCGATGCTGATCGACGAATTCGGTTACAAGCGCGAGGCTTCGGCCAACGAGCATGCGGTGTGGTCGCGCTTTGGCATGATGTACAACACCAGCCACTACACCGAGTTCAAGACCGGCGAGGAATCGGACAACAACTGGGGCCTGTACTTCGCCGACACCCACCAGTTCACCAAACCCTACGGCGATGCGCGCGGCTGGTACTTCGACACCAAGCTGGATTACTCGCCCGCGTCGGTGAATGCCATCAACAAGGCCTTCCAGTTCAGTGCATTCAACATGGGGCCGTTTGCCAGCCGGCCTTTCGACATGCTCTCGGTGGGCTTCAGCAAGAGCTACTTCAGCAAGGACCTGCGTGAGGTCTACGACAATTACCGCATGGACAACGCCCCCTACACCATGGCGGTAACAGGCTCTTACGCGGCGCGGCTCAGCCCCGGCATCTACCTGGTCAACGGCCTGACCTGGACCAAGAACCCGGTGTTTTCCCCGGAACACCCTGACGCGCTGTTGCTGCAGACCTCACTGAACCTGCTGTTCTGA